A genomic region of Prosthecobacter sp. contains the following coding sequences:
- a CDS encoding RDD family protein: MNPEDINPYAPPQSNVVKIEEEVLHDAPSAGSGKRFLNYLIDRVAVFGLFFVVGIVLVTLDELGITFEAASIFDKIGFLEDMLLTGVMTMMYYSCFEGACGRSLGKWITGTKVVSVTGEPLSFGKVLGRSLTRMVPFEAFSFLGGADSGWHDAWTGTRVIDLRAAPVPKPRPMSASNLPRFYTPQAPVQAVSRPQDPA; this comes from the coding sequence ATGAACCCGGAAGACATCAATCCGTATGCACCACCACAGTCCAATGTGGTGAAAATCGAAGAAGAAGTCCTGCATGATGCCCCGAGCGCGGGCAGCGGGAAGCGGTTCCTCAACTACTTGATCGACCGGGTGGCCGTCTTCGGCCTTTTCTTTGTTGTCGGCATTGTCCTGGTCACCCTTGATGAGCTGGGCATCACCTTTGAGGCTGCCTCCATCTTCGATAAAATCGGTTTCTTGGAGGACATGCTGCTCACCGGTGTCATGACAATGATGTATTACAGCTGTTTCGAGGGAGCCTGTGGCAGATCCCTGGGAAAATGGATCACCGGCACCAAGGTCGTTTCAGTCACGGGCGAGCCGCTCTCGTTTGGCAAAGTTCTCGGGCGCAGCCTCACCCGCATGGTTCCCTTTGAGGCGTTTTCCTTTCTCGGGGGTGCCGACAGCGGCTGGCATGATGCATGGACCGGCACACGCGTCATCGACCTTCGCGCAGCGCCTGTGCCCAAACCACGTCCGATGAGCGCCAGCAACCTGCCGCGCTTCTACACACCGCAGGCACCGGTGCAGGCGGTCTCACGGCCCCAAGACCCGGCGTGA
- a CDS encoding DUF4159 domain-containing protein — translation MKPSRAAQALVAALALIACLAWAAEDDKGGGTPKNFGINDGSLPENPREYRRNGYDIYPTWPVSKELPNDVFTFARIRYNSAYGGRWSRGGGRQWSTDYPDSDLNMSYRLQQLTSLQVNPNGAIVDIIPEQMRHYPFLYMIEVGHISITDEEAKTMRDYMLNGGFIMVDDFWGTEAWENFEVALKQIWPDRKIEEIPLEHEIFHMVFPIKVKPQIPHIRYAEYVINQGITWEFDKPGSEHVHYRGIFDDKRRLMMVICWNTDTGEGWEQEGTDPWYFREFSEKYAYPLGINIIFYALTH, via the coding sequence ATGAAACCTTCCCGTGCCGCACAAGCCCTCGTTGCAGCCCTTGCGTTGATCGCGTGTCTCGCCTGGGCGGCGGAGGATGACAAGGGCGGCGGCACACCCAAGAATTTCGGCATCAACGACGGCAGCCTCCCGGAGAATCCGCGCGAGTACCGCCGCAATGGCTACGACATCTATCCCACCTGGCCGGTCAGCAAGGAACTGCCCAACGACGTCTTCACCTTCGCCCGCATCCGCTACAATTCAGCCTATGGCGGTCGCTGGAGCCGTGGCGGTGGCCGCCAATGGTCCACGGACTATCCGGACTCCGACTTGAACATGTCCTACCGTCTCCAGCAGCTCACCTCCCTCCAGGTGAATCCGAACGGGGCCATCGTGGACATCATCCCGGAGCAGATGCGCCATTACCCCTTTCTCTACATGATCGAGGTGGGTCACATCAGCATCACTGACGAGGAGGCCAAAACGATGCGCGACTACATGCTCAACGGCGGCTTCATCATGGTCGATGATTTTTGGGGCACCGAAGCCTGGGAGAATTTTGAAGTCGCGCTCAAGCAGATCTGGCCTGACCGCAAAATCGAGGAGATTCCCTTGGAGCACGAAATCTTCCACATGGTCTTTCCCATCAAGGTGAAGCCGCAGATCCCGCACATCCGCTACGCCGAGTACGTCATCAACCAGGGCATCACCTGGGAGTTCGACAAGCCCGGCTCCGAGCACGTCCACTACCGCGGCATCTTCGATGACAAGCGCCGCCTCATGATGGTCATCTGCTGGAATACCGACACCGGCGAAGGCTGGGAGCAGGAAGGCACCGACCCGTGGTACTTCCGCGAATTCTCTGAGAAGTACGCCTATCCGCTCGGCATCAACATCATCTTCTACGCGCTGACGCATTGA
- the floA gene encoding flotillin-like protein FloA (flotillin-like protein involved in membrane lipid rafts): MPRPLELFLIGAVIIVALVLFLIVGKFFNLWLRARVANAPVSITTLLAMWLRGVPNALIVDTRITAAKAGIPINTDQLEAHFLAGGEVTHVVLSLIAADKAGIPLDYNRACAIDLACKGTGKTVLEAVRTSINPKVIDCPHPDMGRGGKIDAVAKDGISLRVRARVTVRTNLDRFVGGATEETVVARVGEGIVTCIGSSASYKDVLENPDSISKLVLHKGVDAGTAFEILSIDIADIDVGENVGAKLQTEQAEADKKIAQAMAEMRRAAAVALEQEMAAKTQEMRARVVEAEAQVPLAIAEAFRNGQLGVMDYTKYKNVLADTEMRSKIAGDTHSK, encoded by the coding sequence ATGCCACGCCCCCTCGAACTCTTCCTCATTGGCGCCGTCATCATCGTCGCGCTCGTTCTCTTCCTGATTGTCGGGAAGTTCTTCAATCTCTGGCTGCGTGCCCGCGTCGCCAACGCTCCCGTGAGCATCACCACGCTGCTCGCCATGTGGCTGCGGGGCGTACCGAACGCGCTGATCGTTGACACACGCATCACCGCGGCCAAGGCCGGCATTCCGATCAATACCGACCAGCTTGAGGCGCACTTCCTCGCAGGCGGAGAAGTCACACACGTCGTGCTCTCGCTCATCGCCGCTGACAAGGCCGGCATCCCGCTCGACTACAACCGTGCCTGCGCCATCGACCTCGCCTGCAAAGGCACCGGCAAGACCGTGCTCGAAGCCGTGCGCACCAGCATCAATCCCAAGGTCATCGACTGCCCGCATCCTGACATGGGCCGTGGCGGCAAGATCGACGCCGTGGCCAAGGACGGCATTTCGTTGCGTGTCCGCGCCCGCGTGACCGTACGCACGAACCTCGACCGCTTCGTCGGTGGTGCCACGGAGGAAACCGTCGTCGCCCGTGTCGGCGAAGGCATCGTCACCTGCATTGGTTCTTCCGCTTCGTACAAAGACGTGCTCGAAAACCCCGACAGCATCTCCAAACTCGTGCTGCACAAAGGCGTCGATGCCGGCACCGCCTTTGAAATCCTCTCCATCGACATCGCCGACATCGACGTGGGCGAAAACGTCGGTGCGAAACTGCAAACCGAGCAGGCTGAAGCAGACAAGAAGATCGCTCAGGCCATGGCTGAAATGCGCCGTGCCGCCGCCGTCGCACTCGAACAAGAAATGGCCGCAAAAACTCAGGAAATGCGCGCACGCGTGGTCGAAGCCGAGGCGCAGGTGCCGCTGGCCATCGCCGAAGCTTTCCGCAACGGCCAGCTCGGCGTCATGGATTACACCAAGTATAAAAACGTTCTCGCTGACACCGAGATGCGCAGCAAGATCGCCGGTGATACGCACTCGAAGTAG
- a CDS encoding NfeD family protein produces the protein MLASIAILTLFGIFLIMLETFLPGWVAGILGTISILAAVWLAVMAEELSGWSSGMRLLLALGILVFAAAVLLVWLRWFAVKFFRGSMTLTASIETPVCITAALGAQGHALTELRPLGRAEIDGKRYEVRCQTGLVAAGTRIEVIATEPGNLLVRPLTA, from the coding sequence ATGCTCGCCAGCATCGCCATCCTCACGTTGTTCGGCATCTTCCTCATCATGCTGGAAACCTTCCTGCCCGGCTGGGTGGCGGGGATTCTCGGCACGATCTCGATTCTTGCGGCGGTCTGGCTTGCGGTGATGGCGGAGGAACTTTCTGGCTGGAGCTCTGGCATGCGGCTGCTGCTGGCACTGGGCATTCTCGTTTTTGCGGCGGCGGTCCTGCTCGTCTGGCTGCGCTGGTTTGCGGTGAAGTTTTTCCGCGGGTCGATGACGCTGACGGCCAGCATTGAAACGCCGGTTTGCATCACGGCCGCCCTCGGTGCACAGGGCCACGCCCTCACCGAACTGCGCCCGTTGGGCCGTGCGGAGATTGACGGAAAGCGCTACGAAGTGCGCTGCCAGACGGGCCTGGTGGCCGCTGGCACGCGCATCGAAGTCATCGCCACCGAACCCGGCAATCTGCTCGTCCGCCCTCTCACCGCCTGA
- a CDS encoding arylsulfatase: MCSLPAAPPNVVVFLADDSGWGDLSLNGNTNIQTPNIDSLAKAGASFDRFFVCALCAPTRAEFLTGRYHSRGGVLGVSTGQERLNTDEKTVADSFLAAGYSTGAFGKWHNGSQWPYHPNARGFQEYVGYTSGHWGEYFDPPLEHNGKMFRAKGFIVDVLVGKAVEFIETNREKPFFCYIPLTTPHSPFSVPDEHWNKFKDSPVTMRGADGEAEDINVTRTVLAMMDNIDMNVGRVLKKLEELKLSENTIVVYFSDNGPNSVRWNGSMKGKKGVTDEGGVRSVLYFRWPGKIKPGTTITPIAGAIDLLPTITALAGVKSVSTKPLDGWDFSTLLSGGEWKRGPRELMNYNGGRLSVRSQTHRLDASGGLFDIVADPKQTKDIASEEPEVAAKLAAAGTKWHQEVFGRPYAMAPAAAGKGKGKAKGKGGANFADDRPYPVGYAEFPVTMLPARDGVPHGDIKRSSGAPNCSYFVNWKTKEDFMTWDIDVHTTGEYEVSIDYVCPEPDAGSLIELSFGDAKTTGKVTPGWYPRLLDDQDRASRKGESYMRDFHSLSLGTIHLRAGRGLLTLRALEIAGQSVAEVRRVTLVLKTK, encoded by the coding sequence GTGTGTTCACTCCCAGCGGCGCCGCCGAATGTGGTGGTGTTTTTGGCGGATGATTCGGGTTGGGGTGATTTGAGTCTCAATGGGAACACCAACATCCAGACGCCGAACATTGATTCGCTGGCGAAGGCAGGGGCGAGTTTTGACCGGTTCTTTGTGTGTGCGCTGTGCGCGCCGACACGGGCGGAGTTTTTGACGGGACGGTATCATTCGCGCGGTGGTGTGCTCGGTGTCTCGACGGGTCAGGAGCGGCTCAACACGGATGAAAAGACGGTTGCGGACAGTTTTCTGGCGGCGGGTTATTCGACGGGTGCGTTTGGCAAATGGCACAATGGCAGCCAGTGGCCGTATCATCCGAACGCCCGCGGGTTTCAGGAGTATGTGGGCTACACCAGCGGCCACTGGGGCGAGTATTTTGACCCGCCGCTGGAGCACAACGGGAAGATGTTCCGTGCGAAGGGCTTCATCGTGGATGTGCTGGTGGGGAAGGCGGTTGAGTTCATCGAGACGAACCGTGAGAAGCCGTTTTTCTGCTACATCCCGCTGACGACGCCGCACTCGCCTTTCAGCGTGCCGGACGAGCACTGGAACAAGTTCAAGGACTCGCCGGTGACGATGCGCGGCGCGGATGGTGAAGCGGAGGACATCAATGTCACACGCACAGTGCTGGCGATGATGGACAACATCGACATGAACGTGGGGCGTGTGCTGAAGAAGCTGGAGGAGTTGAAGCTGAGCGAGAACACGATTGTGGTGTATTTCAGCGACAACGGACCGAACAGCGTGCGCTGGAACGGCAGCATGAAGGGCAAGAAGGGCGTGACGGATGAGGGCGGCGTGCGCTCGGTGCTGTATTTCCGCTGGCCGGGCAAGATCAAGCCGGGGACCACGATCACGCCGATCGCGGGGGCGATTGATCTGCTGCCGACGATCACAGCGCTGGCGGGGGTGAAATCAGTGAGCACGAAGCCGCTCGATGGCTGGGATTTTTCCACGCTGCTGTCGGGTGGCGAGTGGAAGCGAGGGCCGCGTGAGCTGATGAACTACAACGGGGGGCGTTTGAGCGTGCGGAGCCAGACACATCGGCTGGATGCTTCGGGCGGATTGTTTGACATCGTCGCTGATCCCAAGCAGACGAAGGACATCGCCAGCGAAGAACCCGAGGTCGCGGCGAAACTGGCCGCTGCGGGGACGAAATGGCATCAGGAGGTGTTTGGGAGGCCGTATGCGATGGCACCAGCCGCTGCTGGCAAAGGAAAGGGGAAGGCGAAGGGCAAAGGCGGTGCCAATTTCGCCGATGACCGGCCTTATCCAGTCGGTTACGCGGAGTTTCCGGTCACGATGCTGCCAGCGCGTGATGGCGTGCCGCATGGCGACATCAAACGCAGTTCCGGAGCGCCGAACTGCTCGTATTTCGTGAACTGGAAGACGAAGGAGGACTTCATGACCTGGGATATCGACGTTCATACAACGGGCGAATACGAGGTGAGCATTGATTACGTTTGCCCGGAGCCCGACGCGGGTTCGCTGATCGAATTGAGTTTTGGCGATGCCAAAACGACCGGCAAGGTGACGCCGGGCTGGTATCCGCGTCTGCTGGACGACCAGGACCGAGCGTCCCGCAAGGGGGAAAGCTACATGCGCGATTTCCATAGCCTCTCGCTCGGCACGATCCATCTGCGGGCGGGGCGCGGTTTGCTCACGCTGCGGGCGCTGGAGATTGCCGGGCAGAGTGTGGCGGAAGTGCGCCGGGTGACGCTCGTCTTGAAGACAAAATGA
- a CDS encoding sulfatase-like hydrolase/transferase: MKLIFTVMLGLGTTLLAAAPKPNIVFMYVDNLGHGDLGCYGNREVKTPRIDRLAAEGVRCTDFYVVSSTCTVSRGALLTGRHPLRNGLVHQLRTVENWHGVGLPHREKIMPQYLQEAGYATACFGKWNIGFATGSRPTERGFDEFLGCRSGNINYFTHTYHGEYDIFRGTERHHVEGYSSDIFADSTCDYIRRHAKGEKPFFVYLPFNAPHYVSSINMKEGEKAEWQAPPTAFARYGWAADDANEKHRYLAVLTALDEAVGRVIDTLDATGLRENTLVMFISDMGPILRPTHGLGVASAGIYRDGAPSLYEGGVRVPAILRWPAKIKPGSVSSAMLSHLDLLPTFLDLAGQSMPKDRVLDGRPCLAALTGAAPSPHERLVFHLGGTAALREGALKIIRPNAKAAWELYDLANDPAEANNLAKERPADVERLATAFAQWQEDVKKDASEPVLFKLTPSKP; the protein is encoded by the coding sequence ATGAAGCTTATTTTCACCGTGATGCTGGGACTGGGGACCACGCTTCTCGCCGCCGCTCCCAAACCCAACATCGTCTTCATGTATGTGGACAATCTTGGCCACGGCGATCTTGGTTGTTATGGCAACCGCGAGGTGAAGACGCCGCGCATTGATCGTCTCGCCGCCGAGGGGGTGAGGTGCACGGATTTTTACGTCGTTTCATCCACCTGCACGGTGTCACGTGGTGCCTTGCTGACGGGGCGGCATCCGTTGCGCAATGGACTGGTGCATCAGTTGCGCACGGTGGAAAACTGGCATGGCGTGGGGCTGCCGCATCGTGAGAAGATCATGCCGCAGTATTTGCAGGAGGCGGGTTATGCCACGGCATGCTTTGGCAAGTGGAACATCGGCTTCGCGACGGGAAGCCGGCCCACAGAACGCGGATTCGATGAGTTTCTGGGCTGCCGCTCGGGCAACATCAATTACTTCACGCACACCTATCACGGCGAGTATGACATCTTCCGCGGCACGGAGCGTCATCATGTCGAGGGTTACAGCAGCGACATCTTCGCGGACAGCACCTGCGATTACATCCGCCGACACGCGAAGGGTGAGAAACCGTTCTTCGTTTATCTGCCCTTCAACGCGCCGCACTACGTCAGCAGCATCAACATGAAGGAGGGCGAGAAGGCCGAGTGGCAGGCTCCACCAACGGCATTTGCTCGCTACGGCTGGGCGGCGGACGATGCGAACGAGAAGCACCGATACCTCGCCGTCCTCACGGCGTTGGACGAAGCCGTGGGCCGTGTGATCGACACGTTGGACGCCACCGGTCTGCGCGAGAACACGCTGGTGATGTTCATTTCCGACATGGGACCAATCCTGCGGCCCACGCATGGACTCGGTGTCGCCAGCGCGGGGATTTATCGTGATGGTGCGCCGAGTTTGTATGAGGGCGGCGTGCGCGTGCCGGCGATTCTCCGCTGGCCGGCCAAGATCAAGCCCGGCAGCGTTTCCAGCGCGATGCTGAGCCATCTCGACCTGCTGCCGACCTTTCTCGATCTCGCAGGACAGTCGATGCCCAAGGATCGCGTGCTCGATGGCCGCCCATGCCTTGCTGCGCTCACCGGCGCGGCGCCATCGCCGCATGAACGGCTCGTGTTTCACCTCGGCGGCACCGCCGCACTGCGCGAGGGCGCTTTGAAAATCATCCGCCCGAACGCGAAAGCAGCGTGGGAACTCTACGACCTTGCCAATGATCCTGCCGAAGCCAACAATCTAGCCAAGGAACGCCCTGCTGACGTCGAACGCCTGGCCACCGCTTTTGCGCAATGGCAGGAGGATGTGAAGAAGGATGCCAGCGAACCCGTTCTCTTCAAACTCACCCCGTCCAAACCATGA
- a CDS encoding sialate O-acetylesterase produces the protein MIRPLLHLCAILFVTCASAQEVSLPSKDKLHLYLLVGQSNMAGRGVVEEQDKTPHPRVLMLSKEGKWVPAIDPLHFDKSAAGVGLGKTFAQIVAEANPGVTIGLIPCAVGGSPIDTWKPGVFYPATKSHPWDDMAKRVALALPAGTLKGILWHQGESDSKPELAQAYEAKLHDLVKRLRELVNAPEAPFIAGQMGKFDGVPWTPEAVIVDKAHQDLAKKVPHTAFVSAEGLKHKGDKVHFDSASFRELGKRYAEAYLKMVK, from the coding sequence ATGATCCGCCCTCTGCTTCACCTTTGCGCCATTCTCTTTGTCACCTGCGCCTCCGCCCAGGAGGTGTCACTTCCCTCGAAGGATAAACTTCACCTCTACCTGCTCGTCGGACAGTCCAACATGGCCGGACGTGGCGTGGTGGAGGAGCAGGACAAGACGCCCCATCCACGTGTGCTGATGCTGAGCAAGGAGGGCAAGTGGGTGCCGGCGATTGATCCGCTGCATTTCGACAAATCAGCCGCAGGCGTCGGACTCGGCAAGACCTTTGCCCAAATCGTCGCCGAGGCGAATCCAGGCGTGACGATTGGACTCATCCCATGCGCCGTGGGCGGCTCACCCATCGACACCTGGAAGCCGGGCGTGTTTTATCCGGCCACGAAAAGCCATCCGTGGGATGACATGGCGAAGCGTGTCGCGCTCGCGCTGCCCGCCGGCACGCTGAAAGGCATCCTCTGGCATCAAGGCGAGAGCGACAGCAAGCCTGAACTCGCCCAGGCCTACGAAGCAAAGCTGCATGATCTGGTGAAACGTCTGCGCGAACTGGTGAATGCGCCCGAAGCGCCCTTCATCGCCGGTCAGATGGGCAAGTTTGATGGTGTGCCCTGGACGCCGGAAGCCGTCATCGTGGACAAAGCGCATCAAGATCTGGCCAAGAAGGTGCCGCACACCGCATTCGTCAGCGCCGAGGGGTTGAAACACAAAGGGGACAAGGTTCACTTTGATTCGGCTTCGTTTCGGGAACTCGGAAAACGTTATGCGGAGGCGTATTTGAAGATGGTGAAGTGA
- a CDS encoding neutral/alkaline non-lysosomal ceramidase N-terminal domain-containing protein codes for MIRRLLPLALLFVTPSLHAEFKAGAAVIDITPPKLPVLVNGGMLSRYVDKINTRVNARAIVVTDGKEQIAIVVADSCMMSREVLDEAKKMAAAKTGIAMDHMLISATHAHSAPASMGCLGTDPDPNYVPFLKEKLVEAIAAAQAELKPARIGFAKGNAAEFTALRQWIRRPDRIAEDPFGNKTVRAAMHAGAKWDDAVGEAGPEDPDLSLISIQTKDGKPLAVLANFSMHYFGDKDISADYFGLFSEGLKQRIDPQGKMVGIMSHGCSGDIYRVDYTVPAEQRPKPTIDEYTNGLLDIAMKAYAGIKYGDQPVIAMAEKRMTLKYRVPDKQRLEWAQRIVAEMGDRLAKTPTEVYAREQIILHERQQTEIVVQALRLGDIGIATTPNETYAITGLKIKAASPLPYNMVIELANGGDGYIPPPEMHAWGGYNTWAARSAGLEVMAEPKIAAAAIEMLEKVANKPRHQWKLSNGAAAKAVLALKPAAYWRLNEFTGPVAADASSHGHDATYERDVAYYLEGPKSQAFCANDNINRAPHLVGARIRSRFAGYGDHYSVSLWFWNGMPNDGRDTSGWLFSIGHDHSLSAYGDHLGIGGKSGHTGKLIFFTGTDDKALVAGKTEIPRWQWQHLVLVRDKNAVRVYLNGTLELQAQNLIDPFQPVGELFFGGRSDNESNWEGRLDEIAVFDRALTAEEVGKLGVK; via the coding sequence ATGATTCGCCGACTCCTTCCACTCGCTCTTCTGTTTGTAACACCATCTCTCCACGCTGAATTCAAAGCCGGGGCTGCGGTCATCGACATCACGCCGCCGAAACTGCCCGTTTTGGTCAATGGCGGGATGCTGAGCCGCTATGTGGACAAGATCAACACGCGCGTGAATGCGCGGGCCATCGTGGTGACGGATGGGAAAGAACAGATCGCCATCGTTGTGGCCGATAGTTGCATGATGAGTCGTGAAGTGCTCGACGAAGCGAAAAAAATGGCCGCAGCGAAGACGGGTATCGCAATGGATCACATGCTGATCTCGGCCACGCATGCGCATTCGGCACCCGCATCAATGGGATGCCTCGGAACCGATCCTGATCCGAACTATGTGCCCTTTTTGAAGGAGAAGCTGGTGGAGGCCATTGCGGCGGCACAGGCGGAGCTGAAGCCAGCACGCATTGGTTTTGCCAAGGGGAACGCGGCGGAGTTCACGGCACTGCGGCAGTGGATTCGGCGACCGGATCGCATCGCGGAAGATCCATTCGGCAACAAAACGGTGCGCGCCGCCATGCACGCGGGTGCCAAGTGGGATGATGCCGTGGGTGAAGCGGGGCCGGAAGATCCTGATCTGTCACTGATCTCGATTCAGACGAAGGACGGCAAGCCGCTGGCGGTGCTGGCAAACTTCTCGATGCACTACTTCGGTGATAAAGACATCAGTGCGGACTACTTCGGGCTGTTCTCGGAAGGATTGAAACAGCGCATCGACCCGCAAGGCAAGATGGTGGGCATCATGTCGCATGGATGCAGCGGGGACATCTATCGCGTGGATTACACAGTGCCTGCGGAGCAGCGACCCAAGCCGACCATCGACGAATACACGAACGGACTGCTCGACATCGCGATGAAGGCCTACGCAGGCATCAAGTATGGCGACCAACCCGTGATCGCGATGGCGGAGAAGCGCATGACGCTGAAATACCGTGTGCCGGACAAGCAGCGTCTCGAATGGGCACAGCGCATCGTCGCGGAGATGGGAGATCGTTTGGCGAAGACACCCACGGAGGTTTATGCACGTGAGCAGATCATCCTGCATGAGCGGCAGCAGACGGAGATCGTGGTGCAGGCGCTGCGCCTCGGCGACATCGGCATCGCGACGACGCCGAATGAAACGTACGCGATCACCGGCCTGAAGATCAAAGCCGCCAGTCCCCTGCCTTACAACATGGTCATCGAACTGGCCAATGGTGGCGACGGCTACATCCCGCCGCCGGAGATGCATGCCTGGGGCGGCTACAACACTTGGGCGGCACGTTCCGCCGGTCTGGAAGTGATGGCGGAGCCGAAGATCGCGGCTGCGGCCATCGAAATGCTCGAAAAGGTCGCCAACAAGCCACGTCATCAATGGAAACTCAGCAATGGAGCGGCGGCGAAGGCTGTGCTGGCTCTGAAACCCGCCGCTTACTGGCGCTTGAATGAGTTCACCGGCCCGGTGGCTGCTGATGCGAGCAGCCATGGACACGACGCGACGTATGAGCGTGATGTGGCCTACTATTTGGAAGGCCCGAAGTCGCAGGCCTTCTGCGCCAACGACAACATCAACCGCGCACCGCATCTGGTTGGCGCCCGCATCCGGTCACGCTTTGCCGGTTATGGCGACCACTACTCGGTTTCCCTCTGGTTCTGGAATGGCATGCCGAATGACGGACGCGACACCAGCGGATGGCTGTTCTCCATCGGTCACGATCACAGCCTCAGTGCGTACGGCGACCACCTCGGCATCGGCGGCAAAAGCGGGCACACGGGCAAGTTGATCTTCTTCACCGGCACGGACGATAAAGCCCTCGTGGCCGGCAAGACCGAGATTCCACGCTGGCAGTGGCAGCATCTGGTGCTGGTTCGCGACAAGAATGCGGTGCGTGTTTACCTCAACGGCACACTCGAACTCCAAGCTCAAAACCTCATTGATCCCTTCCAGCCCGTGGGAGAACTCTTCTTCGGCGGGCGCAGCGACAATGAGTCGAACTGGGAAGGCAGGCTCGATGAGATCGCGGTGTTTGATCGTGCGTTGACTGCGGAGGAGGTCGGGAAACTGGGGGTGAAATGA